The sequence aattttaaatataagatgtaatattatcttaaaaattagtattattggcacataataataatatacttagccCATATTATAGAGtttgattattatcattattattaggtaattatttattgatttattaatgagaaaatataaattaacaaaatcttAAATCCCATCAAACAacgaaataaaacattttcgttCTTAATTATGtcttaaagttaatattattcaactaactcaataattattatttatttacttaaaaattctaaatttatataatattaataaaatattgagtaaaattagaaatggtaaattttaattagcaatattctatatattattaactacttatataattgtaagaatatttcaacatattcaaacaattttttcccctaataaagaaaaagtatacataattaaaacccaaaaattgtttacttaCGTTTTTTCTTGGAAGtattgtgttaatttattatgacaacttaataattaatatataatatatactattatgtagtATCAAGTTTGTACTTAAAACCAAcactacatattatgttaataataaggtaatgaatataatacaaattaattaacatatatacaaatactCACAATAATAGATGATTTTTCAGACTTTGATAATACTATACCTACATGTtagttatgtattatttgtgttttaaataaattagctGTTGCCAAATTTTTAATCTGATTAAAgagataatgaataattaaaaatgatctatcaatttaaatccaagaaaaaaaaaattaaaaattttataagtgAACCTAAgccaattttaaataagtattatatttattttaatagtttactcataacattattatttattaggtacctaataagtttattttgtttacaccTGACCAGtataaattgaaacatttaaaacacaatgtattatcattaatattatacttaattcaaatttggattgcaaaattaataattctataggtattacacatttattttatcatttaactgTTACTGTAAGCAAAAATTATAGAGGTTGATTATGGTAATATTTACTCAGTACAAACTTGTGCTTAGATATTTCAgtgcaatatatgtataaaatactataaatgtagATAATTTACAGtggtaattaaaagaaaatattatgtcttattctagaatcaaaacattttaagaaaacaagcatattacataaaatattattaagtagcaTATGaccacaaacaatttttttagtatgaaatgttttataaaaatattttactaaaaaaaaattaaaataagaaatcgATCAAAAATATCCATACTGATCAATGCTATTGgtaaattatcttatatattgtaaatacctaAAAATGATGTATATTCCAATAACATTATCAGAGtagtttaataaacataattaaaaaataagtaatattttgttttattttctatttttattcagttagtactggtaaaaagtaatatttagggtgatttatttaataaaaatatattgaaatttgatatatttttgtcaatatgAACATATTTGGCCATtccaaattaacaataatacataaaaaaaaaaatagtaataataataaaataataagtagaaaGACATGcaattaattcttattttacaaatgttttcatttatttatatatatttaaaatgtttttagtaggtaataatattatttgacttaAGGTTTTAATTTGAGTACCGCAGGTACATAAAACGATTCTAggatattttatctttatgtataatattatatataatacattttaatttcaatacaacaataaatgtatttaaaaaaatattaatatgcaattattaacaaaaactatttattttatattttaaaatgattatactaCATATCCATATATTACTGCAtgtagtatacattatacaaaaaggaaaaaaattatcctttatgtatcaaaaaatgCTGTACTACAAAGATTAACTAGTATAAATTGTGAATTTGTAACAGCAAATTTTACttgagagaaaacaaatatatttatataaacatcagTTTTTGTgcgttatttaaacatataagtacctatgttcatgtttatgaatttatactttttagaaaaaatattagaatactaataaatatcatattaatattatgattaatttatgaCCAAAATGACTTTTGTTACGCTTTCTCAgggttacaaaatgtatttcatacatcctaataggtaatatttatattttaattgaataggGAGTACAATATTAAGAGTACAAAAACGATCAATTGTTTAATATGAATtggtagaataataatatgtctatactTACGGTAGATGCCAATATGTCATGAGGACAGCAATACAATAAGAAACTTTTACAGACTTTTGGATCATTGAACTGCACTTGGTATCTACTTGTTTCccctgtaataaaaaatataacaatagaaagattcaaataatatattaacattttttaccgTTTCTGCCAGTGCCCATGAGCTGGTCTAACATGGCTCTCATTTGGTCGTGCGCAGACATGGTTGATGGGACGCCGTACCAGAGGTCTagattagtattttaaatggacaaattatttataaacagatATGTACGGGATACAGACTTAACAGGTGAATTAAATTGGTGCTGTAAATTAAGTGatagaaattgtaatttttactgacaaatataataaataataagacagAAACAACGATACTCAGGAATTTAACGTGTTAACACAATTTAATTTGCTATTTTGTAATGGTAAATAATCATCAGAGAAATTTACAcgaatgttaaaaatgtttggcTTACAGTGTGACCAACGGACTCATAGCGTACTACAGTGTTGTACAATGCTAACCAAAAATGAGAAAGAGCgggcgtttaaaatatttaaaatattttaaacaataaaacgaAACATTCATAATTTCATTTCAATTTTCTAtggtattattaaatacctactaaatgttAGGTATTTCacacaaatgaaaaatacatttgtattgtcATATTATGTTAGTAAGACGATGATGGCCTTCACTATTTGTTTCGCAAAATACTTGTTCTCAATGTTCCCATAGACCTATAAACGTGAAAAAAGTAGTTTGTGGAACAAATATTTTGTGGCACAATTTGTAGTGGTATAGACGATGGCACACGCGGGTGTGACCTTGACAGTTTGCGTCGTTAATGttgttaatatgtattattttatttcgagtaaaaattgtaatcatTTCTACTGTGAAATTTATCTCTCAATAACtgcttatatataaaataatattatatgtctctaaagttaaaaaatagttatgtttttaagtttttttaccaAACACCGGCCCATTGGGACATTTTAATAGACTTGTCTCCACACAgctttcgtacttcccattttcctcagctctcgTTAGTCCTAGACacatgatttatacaccaaaataaacttgaaaaGTTCCTCTAGATGACCTAGTGCcagtttttttatatctttttttttctattttatatgattttttaaaaaattcgaaaatctgGCACGAGGTCGTCTAGAGGAACGTCTCaggttttttttgttgtttacataatgtttctacgactaacgagagctgaggaaaatggTAAGTACGAAAGCATATTTTTACGGTCGAATTTCGCTACCAGAACGGCCACTTAAGTACCCggtaagatttattatttaatttttaatatattcaatatttaacctACAGTGCCCAAATCGAATTGGGCACTGCATACAATATCCGGACAATGTTAACTTATTCTAACTTTGcccttgaaaatatatatattgtaataatgtaattgtaGCCCCCCTTCgaaatttttttctagttgcGCCACTGCTATAAATATGTAGGTTGTTTCAAAATTTCATACAGTTTTATATTCGTAAACTTTTTGAACGTTTGCAAAAATGGCATTCAATATACACATATCTGGACcaaaaattattatgcataataaaacaatagcaGAAATGTTTGTAGATcaattgaataacaataaaggTCTTTTTGGTGTAAGATATTTGATATTGTACAATAGCACGCGTcacatacagacatacagttctttacatacttttataatataatatatacctatcatgtattttagtatttatatatatgtttatcaaATCCATGTATACAGATCGACTGTTCAATTGGTAAAGAATACGGTTAtccaaaattgaaaaaagacGTTTTAGCAATGGCTactgaatttaaaaaacatgatcTTGGACACGGAGACGTCGTGATGATTACAGACTATGGCTCGTACGAAGGGCAAGTAGTTATGTTAGCTGGAATTTTAATCGGGTCAACTATAGCTGCATTGGATCACAGTTTAAGaaaaagtaatagtaataatttgatTTCGTAGAATATTATAGCTTGATttgtttcgttttatttatcattaacgaTGTTTTATAGGTGTCTTGATAGCGACCATTGACGAGTCCAAGCCAAgcgtattattttgtaatacgtttagtataagtacaataacagatgttttaaataatattacgcatCAACCGATATTGAAGATTTCTACTATGGTTCGTGACGGCTTTACCACCTATTCGAGTATCTTTGTTGCGGCGGAAGAAATTTCGTTTGTCCGTccgataaaatcaaaaaatccaaTTGGCCCATGTGCTATTATATATTCGAGTGGTACTACAGGAACTCCGAAAGGAATTTATTTGTCGGACGATGCTATAAAATCAACTTTAATAATGATCAAGCAGTGAgtgcttaaattaaataattcggTCGATCAGTGCAtgagcttaaaaaaaatattgttaaaatttaatgcgGTTAGGTAATTTGGcatgattatattatgactaaaaatgttttaaggtcATTAATGGAAGAacctattgaaaacaaatttatgatAACTTCTCCTATATTTTGGTACTCgggaattttattaatgatgcTCGG is a genomic window of Rhopalosiphum padi isolate XX-2018 chromosome 4, ASM2088224v1, whole genome shotgun sequence containing:
- the LOC132930768 gene encoding uncharacterized protein LOC132930768 isoform X1, whose translation is MAFNIHISGPKIIMHNKTIAEMFVDQLNNNKGLFGIDCSIGKEYGYPKLKKDVLAMATEFKKHDLGHGDVVMITDYGSYEGQVVMLAGILIGSTIAALDHSLRKSVLIATIDESKPSVLFCNTFSISTITDVLNNITHQPILKISTMVRDGFTTYSSIFVAAEEISFVRPIKSKNPIGPCAIIYSSGTTGTPKGIYLSDDAIKSTLIMIKQSLMEEPIENKFMITSPIFWYSGILLMMLGIHFGKPRLFFSTKPTSEQILSSIHKFKPTYFMTGVAAINEMMSCQMENGHKYNIQSLTTCVVGGSPMRADLQKTVVNNLLRGRIPIKQLYGTSEQGITTIWPMDSGIGTVRDGSVGRPAAGIKIKIVSLETGECVGPNTEGEIHVKSVSNMMGYVNDMKKTICSYDEDGWFRSGDIGYYTDDCYLFIVGRIKELMIYKGLRIVPIDIETVLLSHPAVLDAGVTRK
- the LOC132930768 gene encoding uncharacterized protein LOC132930768 isoform X2; its protein translation is MVSTKAYFYGRISLPERPLKYPIDCSIGKEYGYPKLKKDVLAMATEFKKHDLGHGDVVMITDYGSYEGQVVMLAGILIGSTIAALDHSLRKSVLIATIDESKPSVLFCNTFSISTITDVLNNITHQPILKISTMVRDGFTTYSSIFVAAEEISFVRPIKSKNPIGPCAIIYSSGTTGTPKGIYLSDDAIKSTLIMIKQSLMEEPIENKFMITSPIFWYSGILLMMLGIHFGKPRLFFSTKPTSEQILSSIHKFKPTYFMTGVAAINEMMSCQMENGHKYNIQSLTTCVVGGSPMRADLQKTVVNNLLRGRIPIKQLYGTSEQGITTIWPMDSGIGTVRDGSVGRPAAGIKIKIVSLETGECVGPNTEGEIHVKSVSNMMGYVNDMKKTICSYDEDGWFRSGDIGYYTDDCYLFIVGRIKELMIYKGLRIVPIDIETVLLSHPAVLDAGVTRK